The proteins below are encoded in one region of Pygocentrus nattereri isolate fPygNat1 chromosome 13, fPygNat1.pri, whole genome shotgun sequence:
- the tbc1d12b gene encoding TBC1 domain family member 12 isoform X2, with protein sequence MVESAAGGRGAEEGRLPYTADGPGKQEEMDRLDSQTVAPHGENDESCQTGEESRRGRASGGGVQRDQAFAWTGDEQHRQGHTGPAVAKLPNGDVECVSCTASRCDSSDQTNPARCCSLDRNGKVLVNGELLSGSECASLNADVSPASSTSFVLCVSKPQSHDATHDMGAALHQNQDVSSSVRLTSGYTSSSTLSSLVQREATSGGQESGMTSKNCSSEADSECTLHSLRTFSQRDFCSEPLPSNPEDRESCPGPNGQQEDSLTLKDVSLNSRNTYEISRRQSAPDNMPGVLTVASSDAALKQKKQGLSEIFGRGLFSRKQKEAQSAPGWKLFGKVPLRESPPKDSKTIQQDSNPGNLTSVSTPNLLSAGEYEAKTSKGGHSPPRPSQGRRKNLEFEPLSTTALILEDRPSNLPAKPEEEAQRHRQEYDEMVAEAKKRELKEAQKKKQQMKERFKQEDNISSAMVVWNTEILPNWDSMRGSRRVKDLWWQGLPPNVRGRVWSLAIGNELNITPELYEIFLSRAKERWGTFRDTGCEVETEESGTSVADRESSLDLIKLDISRTFPSLFIFQKGGPYHDLLHSVLGAYTCYRPDVGYVQGMSFIAAVLILNMEEADAFIAFANLLNKPCQMAFFRVDHELMLKYFAAFQVFFEENLPRLFSHFQSSNLTPDLYLIDWIFTLYSKSLPLDVACRVWDVFCRDGEEFLFRTGLGILRLYEEVLLCMDFIHIAQFLTRLPDDVSVDRLFGCISCTQMTSNNRKWTQVFSALMKDKEVDKSSSPSLKSS encoded by the exons ATGGTGGAGTCAGCAGCTGGAGGCAGGGGTGCTGAGGAAGGGAGACTGCCCTACACTGCTGATGGTCCCGGTAAGCAAGAGGAAATGGACAGACTGGACTCTCAAACTGTAGCCCCGCATGGCGAGAACGACGAAAGCTGTCagacaggagaggagagcaggCGTGGCCGAGCTTCCGGTGGAGGAGTTCAGCGTGATCAAGCTTTTGCGTGGACAGGGGATGAACAGCATCGGCAGGGCCATACAGGTCCAGCTGTAGCAAAGCTTCCGAACGGTGATGTGGAATGTGTCTCTTGTACAGCGTCCAGATGCGATTCCTCTGATCAAACTAACCCGGCTAGATGTTGCTCTTTGGACAGAAATGGCAAAGTGCTTGTTAATGGTGAGTTATTGTCAGGTTCTGAATGTGCTTCTTTGAACGCTGATGTATCACCAGCATCGTCCACTAGCTTTGTCTTGTGTGTTTCGAAACCTCAGTCACATGACGCAACCCATGATATGGGAGCAGCCCTGCACCAAAATCAGGATGTGTCCAGCAGTGTCAGGCTCACCTCAGGCTACACTTCCAGTAGTACGTTATCCAGTCTGGTTCAAAGGGAAGCCACTAGTGGAGGTCAGGAATCAGGAATGACCTCTAAAAATTGCTCTTCTGAAGCAGACTCTGAATGCACGCTCCACTCTCTCCGGACTTTCTCCCAGAGGGATTTCTGCAGTGAACCCCTTCCATCGAATCCTGAGGACAGGGAGTCGTGTCCTGGTCCTAATGGACAACAAGAAGACAGCTTGACGTTAAAGGACGTGAGTCTGAACTCTAGAAACACATATGAAATTAGCCGGCGCCAGAGCGCCCCAGACAACATGCCCGGAGTCTTGACTGTGGCCTCTTCGGATGCGGCACTGAAGCAGAAAAAACAAGGCCTCTCCGAAATCTTCGGCAG GGGCCTGTTCTCCAGGAAGCAGAAGGAAGCCCAGAGTGCACCTGGTTGGAAGCTTTTTGGAAAGGTACCATTGCGAGAAAGCCCTCCAAAAGACTCCAAGACCATCCAGCAG gACAGTAACCCAGGCAATCTCACATCTGTATCAACACCCAATCTCTTAAGTGCAGGG GAGTATGAGGCCAAGACCAGTAAAGGAGGTCACAGCCCGCCCCGGCCTTCCCAAGGACGGCGTAAGAACCTAGAGTTTGAACCTCTGTCCACCACAGCACTCATATTAGAAGACAGACCCTC CAACCTTCCTGCTAAGCCTGAGGAAGAAGCTCAGCGCCACCGGCAAGAGTATGACGAGATGGTGGCTGAGGCTAAAAAGAGAG AGCTGAAGGAGGcccagaagaagaagcagcagatgAAGGAGCGCTTTAAGCAGGAGGATAACATCTCCAGTGCCATGGTTGTCTGGAACACTGAGATCCTGCCCAACTGGGACAGCAT GCGTGGTTCTCGCAGGGTTAAAGATTTGTGGTGGCAGGGCCTTCCACCAAACGTCCGGGGCAGAGTGTGGAGCCTGGCCATCGGGAATGAGCTCAACATTACTCCAG AGCTGTATGAGATCTTCCTGTCCCGGGCCAAGGAGCGCTGGGGGACGTTTAGAGACACGGGCTGTGAGGTGGAGACAGAAG AAAGCGGAACATCAGTGGCAGACCGAGAGTCCAGCCTAGATCTGATCAAACTGGACATTTCCCGCACTTTCCCCTCACTCTTCATCTTCCAGAAG ggaGGGCCATATCATGACCTCCTCCACAGCGTGCTTGGAGCCTACACCTGTTACCGGCCTGATGTGGGATAT GTCCAGGGCATGTCCTTCATTGCTGCTGTGCTGATTTTGAACATGGAGGAGGCTGATGCGTTTATCGCCTTCGCCAACCTCCTCAACAAGCCCTGCCAAATGGCTTTCTTCCGAGTTGACCATGAACTG ATGCTGAAGTACTTTGCAGCATTTCAGGTATTTTTTGAGGAAAACCTTCCAAGGCTGTTCAGTCACTTCCAAAGCTCCAACCTTACCCCAGATCTCTATCTGATTGACTG GATCTTTACCCTCTATAGCAAGTCTTTGCCACTGGATGTGGCATGCCGTGTGTGGGACGTGTTCTGCCGTGACGGAGAGGAATTCTTATTCCGGACGGGGCTCGGCATCCTGCGCCTGTATGAGGAGGTTCTGCTATGCATGGACTTCATCCACATTGCCCAGTTCCTCACACGCCTGCCTGATGACGTCTCTGTTGACCGCCTCTTTGGCTGCATTTCTTGCACACAAATGACCAGCAACAACCGCAAGTGGACCCAG gtATTTAGTGCATTAATGAAGGACAAAGAAGTGGACAAAAGCAGCAGCCCTTCCCTGAAGAGCTCTTGA
- the tbc1d12b gene encoding TBC1 domain family member 12 isoform X4: MVESAAGGRGAEEGRLPYTADGPGKQEEMDRLDSQTVAPHGENDESCQTGEESRRGRASGGGVQRDQAFAWTGDEQHRQGHTGPAVAKLPNGDVECVSCTASRCDSSDQTNPARCCSLDRNGKVLVNGELLSGSECASLNADVSPASSTSFVLCVSKPQSHDATHDMGAALHQNQDVSSSVRLTSGYTSSSTLSSLVQREATSGGQESGMTSKNCSSEADSECTLHSLRTFSQRDFCSEPLPSNPEDRESCPGPNGQQEDSLTLKDVSLNSRNTYEISRRQSAPDNMPGVLTVASSDAALKQKKQGLSEIFGRGLFSRKQKEAQSAPGWKLFGKVPLRESPPKDSKTIQQEYEAKTSKGGHSPPRPSQGRRKNLEFEPLSTTALILEDRPSNLPAKPEEEAQRHRQEYDEMVAEAKKRELKEAQKKKQQMKERFKQEDNISSAMVVWNTEILPNWDSMRGSRRVKDLWWQGLPPNVRGRVWSLAIGNELNITPELYEIFLSRAKERWGTFRDTGCEVETEESGTSVADRESSLDLIKLDISRTFPSLFIFQKGGPYHDLLHSVLGAYTCYRPDVGYVQGMSFIAAVLILNMEEADAFIAFANLLNKPCQMAFFRVDHELMLKYFAAFQVFFEENLPRLFSHFQSSNLTPDLYLIDWIFTLYSKSLPLDVACRVWDVFCRDGEEFLFRTGLGILRLYEEVLLCMDFIHIAQFLTRLPDDVSVDRLFGCISCTQMTSNNRKWTQVFSALMKDKEVDKSSSPSLKSS; this comes from the exons ATGGTGGAGTCAGCAGCTGGAGGCAGGGGTGCTGAGGAAGGGAGACTGCCCTACACTGCTGATGGTCCCGGTAAGCAAGAGGAAATGGACAGACTGGACTCTCAAACTGTAGCCCCGCATGGCGAGAACGACGAAAGCTGTCagacaggagaggagagcaggCGTGGCCGAGCTTCCGGTGGAGGAGTTCAGCGTGATCAAGCTTTTGCGTGGACAGGGGATGAACAGCATCGGCAGGGCCATACAGGTCCAGCTGTAGCAAAGCTTCCGAACGGTGATGTGGAATGTGTCTCTTGTACAGCGTCCAGATGCGATTCCTCTGATCAAACTAACCCGGCTAGATGTTGCTCTTTGGACAGAAATGGCAAAGTGCTTGTTAATGGTGAGTTATTGTCAGGTTCTGAATGTGCTTCTTTGAACGCTGATGTATCACCAGCATCGTCCACTAGCTTTGTCTTGTGTGTTTCGAAACCTCAGTCACATGACGCAACCCATGATATGGGAGCAGCCCTGCACCAAAATCAGGATGTGTCCAGCAGTGTCAGGCTCACCTCAGGCTACACTTCCAGTAGTACGTTATCCAGTCTGGTTCAAAGGGAAGCCACTAGTGGAGGTCAGGAATCAGGAATGACCTCTAAAAATTGCTCTTCTGAAGCAGACTCTGAATGCACGCTCCACTCTCTCCGGACTTTCTCCCAGAGGGATTTCTGCAGTGAACCCCTTCCATCGAATCCTGAGGACAGGGAGTCGTGTCCTGGTCCTAATGGACAACAAGAAGACAGCTTGACGTTAAAGGACGTGAGTCTGAACTCTAGAAACACATATGAAATTAGCCGGCGCCAGAGCGCCCCAGACAACATGCCCGGAGTCTTGACTGTGGCCTCTTCGGATGCGGCACTGAAGCAGAAAAAACAAGGCCTCTCCGAAATCTTCGGCAG GGGCCTGTTCTCCAGGAAGCAGAAGGAAGCCCAGAGTGCACCTGGTTGGAAGCTTTTTGGAAAGGTACCATTGCGAGAAAGCCCTCCAAAAGACTCCAAGACCATCCAGCAG GAGTATGAGGCCAAGACCAGTAAAGGAGGTCACAGCCCGCCCCGGCCTTCCCAAGGACGGCGTAAGAACCTAGAGTTTGAACCTCTGTCCACCACAGCACTCATATTAGAAGACAGACCCTC CAACCTTCCTGCTAAGCCTGAGGAAGAAGCTCAGCGCCACCGGCAAGAGTATGACGAGATGGTGGCTGAGGCTAAAAAGAGAG AGCTGAAGGAGGcccagaagaagaagcagcagatgAAGGAGCGCTTTAAGCAGGAGGATAACATCTCCAGTGCCATGGTTGTCTGGAACACTGAGATCCTGCCCAACTGGGACAGCAT GCGTGGTTCTCGCAGGGTTAAAGATTTGTGGTGGCAGGGCCTTCCACCAAACGTCCGGGGCAGAGTGTGGAGCCTGGCCATCGGGAATGAGCTCAACATTACTCCAG AGCTGTATGAGATCTTCCTGTCCCGGGCCAAGGAGCGCTGGGGGACGTTTAGAGACACGGGCTGTGAGGTGGAGACAGAAG AAAGCGGAACATCAGTGGCAGACCGAGAGTCCAGCCTAGATCTGATCAAACTGGACATTTCCCGCACTTTCCCCTCACTCTTCATCTTCCAGAAG ggaGGGCCATATCATGACCTCCTCCACAGCGTGCTTGGAGCCTACACCTGTTACCGGCCTGATGTGGGATAT GTCCAGGGCATGTCCTTCATTGCTGCTGTGCTGATTTTGAACATGGAGGAGGCTGATGCGTTTATCGCCTTCGCCAACCTCCTCAACAAGCCCTGCCAAATGGCTTTCTTCCGAGTTGACCATGAACTG ATGCTGAAGTACTTTGCAGCATTTCAGGTATTTTTTGAGGAAAACCTTCCAAGGCTGTTCAGTCACTTCCAAAGCTCCAACCTTACCCCAGATCTCTATCTGATTGACTG GATCTTTACCCTCTATAGCAAGTCTTTGCCACTGGATGTGGCATGCCGTGTGTGGGACGTGTTCTGCCGTGACGGAGAGGAATTCTTATTCCGGACGGGGCTCGGCATCCTGCGCCTGTATGAGGAGGTTCTGCTATGCATGGACTTCATCCACATTGCCCAGTTCCTCACACGCCTGCCTGATGACGTCTCTGTTGACCGCCTCTTTGGCTGCATTTCTTGCACACAAATGACCAGCAACAACCGCAAGTGGACCCAG gtATTTAGTGCATTAATGAAGGACAAAGAAGTGGACAAAAGCAGCAGCCCTTCCCTGAAGAGCTCTTGA
- the tbc1d12b gene encoding TBC1 domain family member 12 isoform X1 yields MVESAAGGRGAEEGRLPYTADGPGKQEEMDRLDSQTVAPHGENDESCQTGEESRRGRASGGGVQRDQAFAWTGDEQHRQGHTGPAVAKLPNGDVECVSCTASRCDSSDQTNPARCCSLDRNGKVLVNGELLSGSECASLNADVSPASSTSFVLCVSKPQSHDATHDMGAALHQNQDVSSSVRLTSGYTSSSTLSSLVQREATSGGQESGMTSKNCSSEADSECTLHSLRTFSQRDFCSEPLPSNPEDRESCPGPNGQQEDSLTLKDVSLNSRNTYEISRRQSAPDNMPGVLTVASSDAALKQKKQGLSEIFGRGLFSRKQKEAQSAPGWKLFGKVPLRESPPKDSKTIQQDSNPGNLTSVSTPNLLSAGEYEAKTSKGGHSPPRPSQGRRKNLEFEPLSTTALILEDRPSNLPAKPEEEAQRHRQEYDEMVAEAKKRELKEAQKKKQQMKERFKQEDNISSAMVVWNTEILPNWDSMRGSRRVKDLWWQGLPPNVRGRVWSLAIGNELNITPELYEIFLSRAKERWGTFRDTGCEVETEVESGTSVADRESSLDLIKLDISRTFPSLFIFQKGGPYHDLLHSVLGAYTCYRPDVGYVQGMSFIAAVLILNMEEADAFIAFANLLNKPCQMAFFRVDHELMLKYFAAFQVFFEENLPRLFSHFQSSNLTPDLYLIDWIFTLYSKSLPLDVACRVWDVFCRDGEEFLFRTGLGILRLYEEVLLCMDFIHIAQFLTRLPDDVSVDRLFGCISCTQMTSNNRKWTQVFSALMKDKEVDKSSSPSLKSS; encoded by the exons ATGGTGGAGTCAGCAGCTGGAGGCAGGGGTGCTGAGGAAGGGAGACTGCCCTACACTGCTGATGGTCCCGGTAAGCAAGAGGAAATGGACAGACTGGACTCTCAAACTGTAGCCCCGCATGGCGAGAACGACGAAAGCTGTCagacaggagaggagagcaggCGTGGCCGAGCTTCCGGTGGAGGAGTTCAGCGTGATCAAGCTTTTGCGTGGACAGGGGATGAACAGCATCGGCAGGGCCATACAGGTCCAGCTGTAGCAAAGCTTCCGAACGGTGATGTGGAATGTGTCTCTTGTACAGCGTCCAGATGCGATTCCTCTGATCAAACTAACCCGGCTAGATGTTGCTCTTTGGACAGAAATGGCAAAGTGCTTGTTAATGGTGAGTTATTGTCAGGTTCTGAATGTGCTTCTTTGAACGCTGATGTATCACCAGCATCGTCCACTAGCTTTGTCTTGTGTGTTTCGAAACCTCAGTCACATGACGCAACCCATGATATGGGAGCAGCCCTGCACCAAAATCAGGATGTGTCCAGCAGTGTCAGGCTCACCTCAGGCTACACTTCCAGTAGTACGTTATCCAGTCTGGTTCAAAGGGAAGCCACTAGTGGAGGTCAGGAATCAGGAATGACCTCTAAAAATTGCTCTTCTGAAGCAGACTCTGAATGCACGCTCCACTCTCTCCGGACTTTCTCCCAGAGGGATTTCTGCAGTGAACCCCTTCCATCGAATCCTGAGGACAGGGAGTCGTGTCCTGGTCCTAATGGACAACAAGAAGACAGCTTGACGTTAAAGGACGTGAGTCTGAACTCTAGAAACACATATGAAATTAGCCGGCGCCAGAGCGCCCCAGACAACATGCCCGGAGTCTTGACTGTGGCCTCTTCGGATGCGGCACTGAAGCAGAAAAAACAAGGCCTCTCCGAAATCTTCGGCAG GGGCCTGTTCTCCAGGAAGCAGAAGGAAGCCCAGAGTGCACCTGGTTGGAAGCTTTTTGGAAAGGTACCATTGCGAGAAAGCCCTCCAAAAGACTCCAAGACCATCCAGCAG gACAGTAACCCAGGCAATCTCACATCTGTATCAACACCCAATCTCTTAAGTGCAGGG GAGTATGAGGCCAAGACCAGTAAAGGAGGTCACAGCCCGCCCCGGCCTTCCCAAGGACGGCGTAAGAACCTAGAGTTTGAACCTCTGTCCACCACAGCACTCATATTAGAAGACAGACCCTC CAACCTTCCTGCTAAGCCTGAGGAAGAAGCTCAGCGCCACCGGCAAGAGTATGACGAGATGGTGGCTGAGGCTAAAAAGAGAG AGCTGAAGGAGGcccagaagaagaagcagcagatgAAGGAGCGCTTTAAGCAGGAGGATAACATCTCCAGTGCCATGGTTGTCTGGAACACTGAGATCCTGCCCAACTGGGACAGCAT GCGTGGTTCTCGCAGGGTTAAAGATTTGTGGTGGCAGGGCCTTCCACCAAACGTCCGGGGCAGAGTGTGGAGCCTGGCCATCGGGAATGAGCTCAACATTACTCCAG AGCTGTATGAGATCTTCCTGTCCCGGGCCAAGGAGCGCTGGGGGACGTTTAGAGACACGGGCTGTGAGGTGGAGACAGAAG TAGAAAGCGGAACATCAGTGGCAGACCGAGAGTCCAGCCTAGATCTGATCAAACTGGACATTTCCCGCACTTTCCCCTCACTCTTCATCTTCCAGAAG ggaGGGCCATATCATGACCTCCTCCACAGCGTGCTTGGAGCCTACACCTGTTACCGGCCTGATGTGGGATAT GTCCAGGGCATGTCCTTCATTGCTGCTGTGCTGATTTTGAACATGGAGGAGGCTGATGCGTTTATCGCCTTCGCCAACCTCCTCAACAAGCCCTGCCAAATGGCTTTCTTCCGAGTTGACCATGAACTG ATGCTGAAGTACTTTGCAGCATTTCAGGTATTTTTTGAGGAAAACCTTCCAAGGCTGTTCAGTCACTTCCAAAGCTCCAACCTTACCCCAGATCTCTATCTGATTGACTG GATCTTTACCCTCTATAGCAAGTCTTTGCCACTGGATGTGGCATGCCGTGTGTGGGACGTGTTCTGCCGTGACGGAGAGGAATTCTTATTCCGGACGGGGCTCGGCATCCTGCGCCTGTATGAGGAGGTTCTGCTATGCATGGACTTCATCCACATTGCCCAGTTCCTCACACGCCTGCCTGATGACGTCTCTGTTGACCGCCTCTTTGGCTGCATTTCTTGCACACAAATGACCAGCAACAACCGCAAGTGGACCCAG gtATTTAGTGCATTAATGAAGGACAAAGAAGTGGACAAAAGCAGCAGCCCTTCCCTGAAGAGCTCTTGA
- the tbc1d12b gene encoding TBC1 domain family member 12 isoform X3 translates to MVESAAGGRGAEEGRLPYTADGPGKQEEMDRLDSQTVAPHGENDESCQTGEESRRGRASGGGVQRDQAFAWTGDEQHRQGHTGPAVAKLPNGDVECVSCTASRCDSSDQTNPARCCSLDRNGKVLVNGELLSGSECASLNADVSPASSTSFVLCVSKPQSHDATHDMGAALHQNQDVSSSVRLTSGYTSSSTLSSLVQREATSGGQESGMTSKNCSSEADSECTLHSLRTFSQRDFCSEPLPSNPEDRESCPGPNGQQEDSLTLKDVSLNSRNTYEISRRQSAPDNMPGVLTVASSDAALKQKKQGLSEIFGRGLFSRKQKEAQSAPGWKLFGKVPLRESPPKDSKTIQQEYEAKTSKGGHSPPRPSQGRRKNLEFEPLSTTALILEDRPSNLPAKPEEEAQRHRQEYDEMVAEAKKRELKEAQKKKQQMKERFKQEDNISSAMVVWNTEILPNWDSMRGSRRVKDLWWQGLPPNVRGRVWSLAIGNELNITPELYEIFLSRAKERWGTFRDTGCEVETEVESGTSVADRESSLDLIKLDISRTFPSLFIFQKGGPYHDLLHSVLGAYTCYRPDVGYVQGMSFIAAVLILNMEEADAFIAFANLLNKPCQMAFFRVDHELMLKYFAAFQVFFEENLPRLFSHFQSSNLTPDLYLIDWIFTLYSKSLPLDVACRVWDVFCRDGEEFLFRTGLGILRLYEEVLLCMDFIHIAQFLTRLPDDVSVDRLFGCISCTQMTSNNRKWTQVFSALMKDKEVDKSSSPSLKSS, encoded by the exons ATGGTGGAGTCAGCAGCTGGAGGCAGGGGTGCTGAGGAAGGGAGACTGCCCTACACTGCTGATGGTCCCGGTAAGCAAGAGGAAATGGACAGACTGGACTCTCAAACTGTAGCCCCGCATGGCGAGAACGACGAAAGCTGTCagacaggagaggagagcaggCGTGGCCGAGCTTCCGGTGGAGGAGTTCAGCGTGATCAAGCTTTTGCGTGGACAGGGGATGAACAGCATCGGCAGGGCCATACAGGTCCAGCTGTAGCAAAGCTTCCGAACGGTGATGTGGAATGTGTCTCTTGTACAGCGTCCAGATGCGATTCCTCTGATCAAACTAACCCGGCTAGATGTTGCTCTTTGGACAGAAATGGCAAAGTGCTTGTTAATGGTGAGTTATTGTCAGGTTCTGAATGTGCTTCTTTGAACGCTGATGTATCACCAGCATCGTCCACTAGCTTTGTCTTGTGTGTTTCGAAACCTCAGTCACATGACGCAACCCATGATATGGGAGCAGCCCTGCACCAAAATCAGGATGTGTCCAGCAGTGTCAGGCTCACCTCAGGCTACACTTCCAGTAGTACGTTATCCAGTCTGGTTCAAAGGGAAGCCACTAGTGGAGGTCAGGAATCAGGAATGACCTCTAAAAATTGCTCTTCTGAAGCAGACTCTGAATGCACGCTCCACTCTCTCCGGACTTTCTCCCAGAGGGATTTCTGCAGTGAACCCCTTCCATCGAATCCTGAGGACAGGGAGTCGTGTCCTGGTCCTAATGGACAACAAGAAGACAGCTTGACGTTAAAGGACGTGAGTCTGAACTCTAGAAACACATATGAAATTAGCCGGCGCCAGAGCGCCCCAGACAACATGCCCGGAGTCTTGACTGTGGCCTCTTCGGATGCGGCACTGAAGCAGAAAAAACAAGGCCTCTCCGAAATCTTCGGCAG GGGCCTGTTCTCCAGGAAGCAGAAGGAAGCCCAGAGTGCACCTGGTTGGAAGCTTTTTGGAAAGGTACCATTGCGAGAAAGCCCTCCAAAAGACTCCAAGACCATCCAGCAG GAGTATGAGGCCAAGACCAGTAAAGGAGGTCACAGCCCGCCCCGGCCTTCCCAAGGACGGCGTAAGAACCTAGAGTTTGAACCTCTGTCCACCACAGCACTCATATTAGAAGACAGACCCTC CAACCTTCCTGCTAAGCCTGAGGAAGAAGCTCAGCGCCACCGGCAAGAGTATGACGAGATGGTGGCTGAGGCTAAAAAGAGAG AGCTGAAGGAGGcccagaagaagaagcagcagatgAAGGAGCGCTTTAAGCAGGAGGATAACATCTCCAGTGCCATGGTTGTCTGGAACACTGAGATCCTGCCCAACTGGGACAGCAT GCGTGGTTCTCGCAGGGTTAAAGATTTGTGGTGGCAGGGCCTTCCACCAAACGTCCGGGGCAGAGTGTGGAGCCTGGCCATCGGGAATGAGCTCAACATTACTCCAG AGCTGTATGAGATCTTCCTGTCCCGGGCCAAGGAGCGCTGGGGGACGTTTAGAGACACGGGCTGTGAGGTGGAGACAGAAG TAGAAAGCGGAACATCAGTGGCAGACCGAGAGTCCAGCCTAGATCTGATCAAACTGGACATTTCCCGCACTTTCCCCTCACTCTTCATCTTCCAGAAG ggaGGGCCATATCATGACCTCCTCCACAGCGTGCTTGGAGCCTACACCTGTTACCGGCCTGATGTGGGATAT GTCCAGGGCATGTCCTTCATTGCTGCTGTGCTGATTTTGAACATGGAGGAGGCTGATGCGTTTATCGCCTTCGCCAACCTCCTCAACAAGCCCTGCCAAATGGCTTTCTTCCGAGTTGACCATGAACTG ATGCTGAAGTACTTTGCAGCATTTCAGGTATTTTTTGAGGAAAACCTTCCAAGGCTGTTCAGTCACTTCCAAAGCTCCAACCTTACCCCAGATCTCTATCTGATTGACTG GATCTTTACCCTCTATAGCAAGTCTTTGCCACTGGATGTGGCATGCCGTGTGTGGGACGTGTTCTGCCGTGACGGAGAGGAATTCTTATTCCGGACGGGGCTCGGCATCCTGCGCCTGTATGAGGAGGTTCTGCTATGCATGGACTTCATCCACATTGCCCAGTTCCTCACACGCCTGCCTGATGACGTCTCTGTTGACCGCCTCTTTGGCTGCATTTCTTGCACACAAATGACCAGCAACAACCGCAAGTGGACCCAG gtATTTAGTGCATTAATGAAGGACAAAGAAGTGGACAAAAGCAGCAGCCCTTCCCTGAAGAGCTCTTGA